A part of Arcobacter sp. F2176 genomic DNA contains:
- the lptA gene encoding lipopolysaccharide transport periplasmic protein LptA: MRIFLVFSFLVSFLFSEKLIIDAKNFEAYDEKGLSIFTGDVKMVKSSDELESDRLEVYLSKKKPNTKREPLKYIATGSVKFKVKTADKLYEGKGDKVVYEPKKLKYVITGNGFLKEVTEDKRLFGNKIVINQITGEAKVTGSEDKPVRFIIDLGEKKEDKKVSPTEENSNKVEAK, translated from the coding sequence ATGAGAATTTTTTTAGTTTTTAGTTTTTTAGTTAGTTTTTTATTTTCAGAAAAATTAATTATAGATGCAAAGAATTTTGAAGCATATGATGAAAAAGGATTATCTATTTTTACAGGTGATGTAAAAATGGTAAAATCAAGTGATGAATTAGAATCTGATAGGTTAGAAGTATATTTAAGTAAGAAAAAACCTAATACGAAAAGAGAGCCTCTAAAATATATTGCAACTGGTAGTGTTAAATTTAAAGTTAAAACAGCAGATAAATTATATGAAGGTAAGGGTGATAAAGTTGTTTATGAACCTAAAAAACTAAAATATGTAATTACTGGAAATGGATTTTTAAAAGAAGTAACAGAAGATAAAAGACTTTTTGGAAATAAAATTGTTATTAATCAAATTACTGGTGAAGCAAAAGTCACAGGAAGTGAAGATAAACCTGTTAGGTTTATAATAGATTTAGGTGAAAAAAAAGAAGATAAAAAAGTTTCACCTACTGAGGAAAATTCAAATAAAGTTGAGGCAAAATAA